In the genome of Hydractinia symbiolongicarpus strain clone_291-10 chromosome 5, HSymV2.1, whole genome shotgun sequence, one region contains:
- the LOC130646056 gene encoding uncharacterized protein LOC130646056: MEKLFFCAYILFCKKNVRLKPNLLVLILVLFNLVPKKNQAFHMYMRVGSDRRRYNLPHHDEVAAVFVGQDGAPPGNRDIVTYPRGGNLRNISTLSANLEPMVYPLFFPRGEPGWYYGIPHVAERATRTRNTTTMLQYYTYRVAVRENFSPIHYGKKLFQQYCVDSYVKVEGNNLNYIRANQTNLRVDSYEGLADHLNARAEERDLQPGRIVVLPSSFQGSPRAMAQNYQDAMAVIGKFGKPDFFLTFTCNPKWREITENLFAGQRAHDRPDLVSRVFKLKLNELLKDVTERGVLGKTVSHVYVIEFQKRGLPHCHLLLHLDPNDKLRDADDIDSVISAEIPNQQEQPELFEIIRSCMIHGPCGYLNPNSRCMEDGVCTKKFPKKFLGSTIADVDGYPLYRRRNNGIHINVNNVDVDNRWVVPYNPWLSKKYNAHINLEACMSVKSVKYLYKYIYKGHDCANIEINERIDHDEVQTFLDARYVSAPEAIWRLFEFKMHQQSHVVHRLPVHLPNNHIVYFQPDQVEEAVNRAANQATKLTAWFVLNGENHNARQYLYPDIPLHFVFNNDRKVWTPRRNFNLKIVSRMYSVSPRAGELFYLRMLLLHTCGATSYEDLRTVNLINSRCMEDGVYHHFSSGLPH; encoded by the coding sequence aaaaatcaggcatttcatatgTACATGAGAGTTGGCAGTGATCGAAGGCGATATAACTTGCCACATCATGACGAAGTAGCTGCAGTTTTTGTTGGCCAAGATGGAGCTCCTCCTGGAAACAGGGATATTGTTACCTACCCACGTGGAGGCAATTTGCGAAATATTTCTACGTTATCTGCAAATTTAGAGCCGATGGTTTATCCTCTATTTTTTCCAAGGGGTGAACCAGGTTGGTATTATGGGATACCCCATGTTGCCGAACGTGCAACCCGTACTCGAAATACTACTACAATGTTGCAGTATTATACTTACCGTGTAGCTGTTCGGGAAAATTTTAGCCCGATTCATTATGGTAAGAAATTATTTCAACAGTATTGTGTGGATTCTTATGTTAAAGTTGAGGGTAACAACTTAAATTACATTCGTGCGAATCAAACAAACCTGCGTGTTGACAGTTATGAAGGTTTAGCTGACCACTTGAATGCACGAGCTGAAGAGCGAGACCTTCAACCAGGACGTATTGTTGTCCTTCCTTCAAGTTTTCAAGGAAGTCCACGTGCCATGGCTCAAAACTATCAAGATGCTATGGCTGTCATTGGTAAATTTGGAAaaccagatttttttctgacttttaCATGCAATCCAAAATGGCGTGAGATTacagaaaatttgtttgcaggCCAACGTGCACATGATAGGCCTGATTTAGTTTCtcgagtttttaaattgaaactaaaTGAACTCCTAAAAGATGTTACTGAAAGGGGTGTTTTAGGTAAAACTGTATCACATGTTTATGTTATAGAATTTCAAAAGAGGGGTTTACCTCATTGTCATTTGTTACTTCATTTAGATCCCAATGATAAACTTCGGGATGCAGATGACATAGACAGTGTTATTTCAGCCGAAATTCCTAATCAACAAGAACAACCTGAGCTGTTTGAAATTATTCGGTCGTGTATGATTCATGGACCATGTGGCTATCTGAATCCTAATTCTAGGTGTATGGAGGATGGTGTTTGCACAAAAAAATTTCCGAAAAAATTTTTAGGGTCTACCATTGCAGACGTTGATGGATATCCATTGTATAGACGTCGTAATAATGGAATACATATCAATGTCAATAATGTTGATGTAGATAATCGATGGGTTGTTCCCTACAATCCATGGCTCTCCAAGAAATACAATGCACATATAAACTTAGAGGCTTGCATGTCTGTTAAATCTGTTAAAtacctttataaatatatttataagggTCATGATTGTGCCAACATTGAGATCAATGAACGTATTGATCACGATGAGGTACAGACGTTTTTAGACGCTAGGTATGTCAGTGCGCCAGAAGCAATATGGcgcctttttgaatttaaaatgcaTCAGCAATCTCATGTTGTCCATAGACTGCCAGTGCACTTGCCTAATAatcatattgtttattttcagcCAGACCAGGTTGAAGAAGCTGTGAACAGAGCTGCAAATCAAGCCACTAAATTAACAGCTTGGTTTGTGCTAAATGGAGAGAATCACAATGCTCGCCAATATTTGTATCCAGACATTCCTCTTCATTTCGTTTTCAATAACGACAGGAAAGTTTGGACACCAAGGCGAAACTTTAACCTTAAAATTGTCTCTAGAATGTATAGTGTGAGTCCTCGCGCAGGTGAGCTTTTTTATTTACGTATGCTATTATTACATACGTGTGGTGCAACATCTTATGAAGATTTAAGAACTGTGAATTTAATTAATTCTAGGTGTATGGAGGATGGTGTTTACCATCACTTTTCATCAGGACTTCCTCATTAA
- the LOC130645402 gene encoding uncharacterized protein LOC130645402, whose protein sequence is MSNPESNNSNNCVRGFRLFNNAGRFVFQRPENNQRLIGLIMGQIPDLPQHIELPQVNVIPRTSIIDDVSLARRRHAQYVASLRHSETVNQVNNRNQSDSVRQAASRSAECNEQTANRRARDAERHTIARQAHNDQATNRRARDATRQTIARQRQNVSQVANRRRANAQRNVAVRARRNAPYYNVARQHVLPNVYYLGVMDKNCEYCQAIKFENEECFKCCHNGKVALDNLSPYPEQLRQLLTNNDTAQARNFQMNIRKYNSAVSFASFGANLRPPPGRGPPCFRICGQIWHRVGDLHPPEGQTPVFNQLYIYEAGRALNERMARPENNGCREDVMQTVQDIMNRVSPFAAAYRYMAEVEADEIAQAAAENRVPSEVRMYMRVGSDRRRYNLPHHDEVAAVFVGQDGAPPGNRDIVTYPRGGNLRNISTLSANLEPMVYPLFFPRGEPGWYYGIPHVAERATRTRNTTTMLQYYTYRVAVRENFSPIHYGKKLFQQYCVDSYVKVEGNNLNYIRANQTNLRVDSYEGLADHLNARAEERDLQPGRIVVLPSSFQGSPRAMAQNYQDAMAVIGKFGKPDFFLTFTCNPKWREITENLFAGQRAHDRPDLVSRVFKLKLNELLKDVTERGVLGKTVSHVYVIEFQKRGLPHCHLLLHLDPNDKLRDADDIDSVISAEIPNQQEQPELFEIIRSCMIHGPCGYLNPNSRCMEDGVCTKKFPKKFLGSTIADVDGYPLYRRRNNGIHINVNNVDVDNRWVVPYNPWLSKKYNAHINLEACMSVKSVKYLYKYIYKGHDCANIEINERIDHDEVQTFLDARYVSAPEAIWRLFEFKMHQQSHVVHRLPVHLPNNHIVYFQPDQVEEAVNRAANQATKLTAWFVLNGENHNARQYLYPDIPLHFVFNNDRKVWTPRRNFNLKIVSRMYSVSPRAGELFYLRMLLLHTCGATSYEDLRTVDGNVAETFRETCLLRGLLQDDTEWNNTLEEAVNFQMPRQLRQLFAIILIHCEPSDPFTLWTRYKGSMCEDYLRQMNEDQAEYRVLQDIHSVLRQSGKSLTDFNLPSLDEIPPAENIDVALEAERASQLRAQLTDEQTALADAVIEAVVNVANNTAQNNRLFYLEGAGGSGKTFTYNYLISEISGRGFQVGTAAFTGIAATLLKNGTTIHKLFRLPVPILENSTCSITPVSAYAAELRQKNLFLLDESSMIPKHAFHAIDRLLRDICNSELPFGGKVVLLGGDFSQLLPVVRKGKPTEIVDMCLKSSPLWHLVTKFKLTHNMRTRPGEQEFAAWLLQLGKGVLPVREQPPFQGAIEVPSNCVLQQNQCIVNTLFRDFHPENMASSVILTPTNDDSLIINDQVLELLPGEEKIYFSADDVVCDDEEERNQYPVEFLNSITPSGMPPHCLKLKSGAIVMLLRNININKGLCNGTRLIVRYLHNNCVDAEVLTGNAIGDRVLIPRVQLAPSDTGMPFVLRRRQLPLRLSYAMTINKAQGQTFEKVGILLRRPCFSHGQLYVAFSRARAFDDVRVSIVPSSKQGFFNGKCYSQNIVYRQVLT, encoded by the coding sequence ATGTCTAACCCAGAGAGTAATAACAGTAACAACTGTGTACGTGGTTTTAGGCTTTTCAATAATGCAGGTAGGTTTGTGTTTCAGCGCCCAGAAAATAATCAAAGGTTAATAGGTCTCATTATGGGTCAGATACCAGATCTTCCTCAACATATTGAACTGCCACAGGTAAATGTCATACCACGTACATCAATTATTGATGATGTGTCTTTAGCTAGGCGTAGACATGCACAATATGTTGCGTCTTTACGCCATTCCGAAACAGTTAATCAAGTTAACAATAGGAATCAGAGTGATTCAGTTAGGCAAGCAGCAAGTCGTAGTGCTGAATGTAATGAGCAGACTGCCAATAGACGTGCACGTGATGCTGAAAGACATACTATCGCACGTCAAGCACATAATGATCAGGCTACCAATAGACGTGCTCGGGATGCTACAAGGCAAACTATTGCTCGACAAAGGCAAAATGTTTCGCAGGTTGCAAATAGAAGACGAGCAAATGCACAACGAAACGTTGCTGTTCGTGCTCGCAGAAATGCCCCATACTATAATGTTGCACGTCAACATGTATTGCCTAATGTTTATTATTTAGGTGTTATGGACAAAAATTGTGAGTATTGTCAAGCTATAAAGTTTGAAAATGAAGAGTGTTTCAAATGCTGCCATAATGGTAAAGTTGCACTTGATAATTTGTCACCATACCCTGAACAGCTAAGGCAATTGTTAACAAATAATGATACTGCTCAGGCACGGAACTTTCAAATGAATATACGTAAGTATAATAGTGCAGTTTCGTTTGCTTCCTTTGGAGCAAATCTTCGACCTCCCCCTGGCCGTGGGCCACCATGCTTTCGTATCTGTGGTCAAATATGGCATCGTGTTGGGGATCTTCACCCTCCTGAGGGACAAACTCCTGTTTTTAACcaactttatatttatgaagcagGTAGAGCACTCAATGAGAGAATGGCACGTCCTGAAAATAATGGCTGTAGAGAAGACGTGATGCAAACTGTTCAGGATATAATGAACAGAGTTAGTCCTTTTGCTGCTGCATACAGGTACATGGCTGAAGTTGAAGCTGATGAAATAGCTCAGGCAGCAGCTGAAAACCGTGTCCCATCAGAAGTACGCATGTACATGAGAGTTGGCAGTGATCGAAGGCGATATAACTTGCCACATCATGACGAAGTAGCTGCAGTTTTTGTTGGCCAAGATGGAGCTCCTCCTGGAAACAGGGATATTGTTACCTACCCACGTGGAGGCAATTTGCGAAATATTTCTACGTTATCTGCAAATTTAGAGCCGATGGTTTATCCTCTATTTTTTCCAAGGGGTGAACCAGGTTGGTATTATGGGATACCCCATGTTGCCGAACGTGCAACCCGTACTCGAAATACTACTACAATGTTGCAGTATTATACTTACCGTGTAGCTGTTCGGGAAAATTTTAGCCCGATTCATTATGGTAAGAAATTATTTCAACAGTATTGTGTGGATTCTTATGTTAAAGTTGAGGGTAACAACTTAAATTACATTCGTGCGAATCAAACAAACCTGCGTGTTGACAGTTATGAAGGTTTAGCTGACCACTTGAATGCACGAGCTGAAGAGCGAGACCTTCAACCAGGACGTATTGTTGTCCTTCCTTCAAGTTTTCAAGGAAGTCCACGTGCCATGGCTCAAAACTATCAAGATGCTATGGCTGTCATTGGTAAATTTGGAAaaccagatttttttctgacttttaCATGCAATCCAAAATGGCGTGAGATTacagaaaatttgtttgcaggCCAACGTGCACATGATAGGCCTGATTTAGTTTCtcgagtttttaaattgaaactaaaTGAACTCCTAAAAGATGTTACTGAAAGGGGTGTTTTAGGTAAAACTGTATCACATGTTTATGTTATAGAATTTCAAAAGAGGGGTTTACCTCATTGTCATTTGTTACTTCATTTAGATCCCAATGATAAACTTCGGGATGCAGATGACATAGACAGTGTTATTTCAGCCGAAATTCCTAATCAACAAGAACAACCTGAGCTGTTTGAAATTATTCGGTCGTGTATGATTCATGGACCATGTGGCTATCTGAATCCTAATTCTAGGTGTATGGAGGATGGTGTTTGCACAAAAAAATTTCCGAAAAAATTTTTAGGGTCTACCATTGCAGACGTTGATGGATATCCATTGTATAGACGTCGTAATAATGGAATACATATCAATGTCAATAATGTTGATGTAGATAATCGATGGGTTGTTCCCTACAATCCATGGCTCTCCAAGAAATACAATGCACATATAAACTTAGAGGCTTGCATGTCTGTTAAATCTGTTAAAtacctttataaatatatttataagggTCATGATTGTGCCAACATTGAGATCAATGAACGTATTGATCACGATGAGGTACAGACGTTTTTAGACGCTAGGTATGTCAGTGCGCCAGAAGCAATATGGcgcctttttgaatttaaaatgcaTCAGCAATCTCATGTTGTCCATAGACTGCCAGTGCACTTGCCTAATAatcatattgtttattttcagcCAGACCAGGTTGAAGAAGCTGTGAACAGAGCTGCAAATCAAGCCACTAAATTAACAGCTTGGTTTGTGCTAAATGGAGAGAATCACAATGCTCGCCAATATTTGTATCCAGACATTCCTCTTCATTTCGTTTTCAATAACGACAGGAAAGTTTGGACACCAAGGCGAAACTTTAACCTTAAAATTGTCTCTAGAATGTATAGTGTGAGTCCTCGCGCAGGTGAGCTTTTTTATTTACGTATGCTATTATTACATACGTGTGGTGCAACATCTTATGAAGATTTAAGAACTGTGGATGGTAATGTCGCTGAGACATTTCGTGAAACCTGTTTATTGCGTGGACTACTGCAAGATGATACCGAATGGAACAATACTTTGGAGGAGGCTGTCAACTTTCAGATGCCTCGGCAATTAAGACAATTGTTTGCAATAATACTTATCCACTGTGAACCTTCTGATCCTTTTACTTTGTGGACAAGGTACAAGGGTTCTATGTGTGAGGATTATCTTCGCCAAATGAACGAGGATCAAGCTGAGTACAGGGTGCTTCAAGATATTCATTCTGTACTTAGACAATCTGGTAAATCTCTTACTGATTTTAATCTTCCAAGTTTAGATGAAATACCTCCAGCTGAAAACATTGATGTAGCTTTGGAGGCTGAAAGAGCTTCTCAACTAAGGGCTCAACTTACTGACGAACAGACAGCACTGGCTGATGCAGTTATAGAAGCGGTTGTAAATGTTGCTAACAATACAGCCCAAAATAACCGTTTGTTTTATTTAGAGGGTGCTGGTGGCAGTGGTAAAACCTTTACTTATAATTACCTTATTTCCGAAATTTCAGGTAGAGGTTTTCAAGTTGGAACTGCTGCATTTACTGGTATAGCAgcaactcttttaaaaaacggTACCACTATACATAAGTTATTTCGGTTACCAGTTCCTATTTTGGAAAACAGTACATGCAGCATAACTCCGGTGTCTGCTTATGCTGCTGAGCTACGgcaaaaaaatctctttttacTTGATGAATCTTCCATGATTCCCAAGCATGCTTTCCATGCAATAGATCGTCTTCTTCGAGACATTTGCAATAGCGAACTTCCATTTGGAGGTAAAGTTGTTCTTTTAGGTGGTGATTTTTCACAATTATTGCCTGTTGTCAGAAAAGGAAAACCAACTGAAATTGTTGATATGTGCCTAAAAAGTTCTCCACTATGGCACTTGgttacaaaatttaaattaactcACAACATGAGAACGAGGCCAGGAGAACAAGAATTTGCTGCATGGCTTCTGCAACTTGGAAAAGGTGTTTTACCAGTTCGGGAACAACCACCGTTTCAAGGTGCAATTGAAGTGCCATCCAATTGTGTGTTACAACAAAATCAATGTATTGTTAATACTTTGTTTAGGGATTTTCACCCAGAAAATATGGCATCATCTGTAATACTAACACCTACAAATGATGATTCACTTATCATTAATGATCAGGTGTTGGAGTTGTTGCcgggtgaagaaaaaatttattttagtgcAGATGATGTTGTGTGTGATGATGAGGAGGAACGGAATCAATATCCGGTGGAATTTTTAAATAGTATCACACCTTCAGGTATGCCTCCTCATTGTCTTAAATTAAAATCGGGTGCCATTGTTATGTTATTaagaaacataaacataaataaaggCTTATGTAATGGCACTCGCCTAATTGTAAGATATCTTCACAACAACTGTGTCGATGCTGAAGTACTCACTGGCAATGCTATTGGAGATAGGGTACTTATTCCAAGGGTGCAACTTGCACCTTCGGATACAGGTATGCCTTTTGTTTTGCGTCGCAGACAGCTTCCACTAAGGCTTTCTTATGCTATGACAATAAACAAGGCACAAGGTCAAACCTTTGAAAAGGTTGGTATATTGTTGCGCAGGCCATGTTTTTCTCATGGTCAGTTGTATGTTGCTTTTTCTAGAGCAAGGGCATTTGATGATGTTAGAGTAAGTATTGTTCCCTCATCCAAGCAAGGGTTTTTTAATGGGAAATGTTACTCTCAAAATATTGTTTACCGTCAAGTTCTCacataa
- the LOC130645411 gene encoding uncharacterized protein LOC130645411 — protein sequence MMMMSPVYMAMLMTVYYSTIHSMRISQLSQDNVNFYPESRSVDDRTKLQQSTDLYRRKIVRSYVKDIITHNFDVKKELEEILDVNNGPPKDRGIWGKRSLFVN from the coding sequence atgatgatgatgagtccTGTTTACATGGCTATGTTGATGACAGTATATTATTCAACAATTCACTCGATGCGCATTTCTCAACTGTCACAAGATAATGTGAATTTTTATCCGGAGAGCAGAAGTGTAGATGACAGGACGAAGCTACAACAAAGCACAGATTTATACAGAAGGAAAATAGTGCGGTCATACGTCAAAGATATTATAACACACAATTTCGATGTTAAAAAGGAATTAGAAGAAATATTGGATGTCAACAATGGTCCACCAAAGGATCGTGGCATCTGGGGAAAGCGTTCCTTATTTGTAAACTAG